The following proteins are co-located in the Moraxella nasovis genome:
- the leuD gene encoding 3-isopropylmalate dehydratase small subunit: MKKYLTEIGIVAPLDRANVDTDLIIPKQFLKSIKRTGFGDNLFDELRYLDEGYLGQDINKRPKNPDFILNQDRYANATILLARANFGCGSSREHAPWALNEFGFRTVIAPSFADIFYNNCFKNGMLPVILKESEIDELFKECFDNIGYQLTVDLANQKVISPSGKEYHFEVDEFRKHCLLNGLDDIGLTLQNSDEIRAFEEKARADRPWVFRELR; this comes from the coding sequence ATGAAAAAATACCTAACCGAAATCGGCATTGTTGCCCCATTAGACCGTGCCAATGTAGATACCGATTTAATTATCCCCAAGCAGTTTTTAAAATCCATCAAACGCACAGGGTTTGGTGATAATTTATTTGATGAACTGCGTTATTTGGACGAAGGCTACTTGGGGCAAGACATCAATAAACGCCCCAAAAATCCTGATTTTATCTTAAATCAAGACCGCTATGCCAACGCCACCATCTTGCTTGCTCGTGCTAATTTTGGCTGTGGGTCTAGCCGTGAACACGCACCGTGGGCGTTGAATGAATTTGGGTTTCGCACGGTGATCGCCCCAAGTTTTGCTGATATTTTTTATAATAACTGTTTTAAAAACGGAATGCTCCCTGTTATTTTAAAAGAAAGTGAAATTGATGAATTATTCAAAGAATGTTTTGATAATATCGGCTACCAATTAACGGTGGATTTGGCAAATCAAAAAGTGATTAGCCCAAGTGGTAAAGAATACCATTTTGAAGTTGATGAATTTCGTAAGCATTGCTTGCTTAATGGCTTAGATGATATTGGTTTGACGTTGCAAAATAGCGATGAAATTCGTGCCTTTGAAGAAAAGGCGAGAGCGGATAGACCTTGGGTGTTTAGAGAGTTAAGATGA
- a CDS encoding Type 1 glutamine amidotransferase-like domain-containing protein: MKNLFLSSSLFDVAKFLPSFLSGIDKNKQFKSVAFIDVASQIEEYKANIDRAKCAFDELGFLIEMIDFNQSSDDIKKSIVYCDMVYVAGGNTPYLLEKLKAKNLLEQLKAKKIDVFFN, translated from the coding sequence ATGAAAAACTTATTTTTATCATCTTCTTTGTTTGATGTTGCAAAATTTTTGCCGAGTTTTTTAAGTGGTATTGACAAAAATAAGCAATTTAAAAGCGTGGCTTTTATTGATGTTGCCAGTCAAATAGAAGAGTATAAAGCCAATATTGACCGTGCCAAATGTGCTTTTGATGAGCTTGGTTTTTTGATTGAAATGATTGACTTTAACCAATCATCTGATGACATCAAAAAATCCATTGTTTATTGCGATATGGTTTATGTTGCTGGTGGTAATACGCCTTATTTATTAGAGAAATTAAAAGCCAAAAATTTATTAGAGCAATTAAAAGCCAAAAAGATTGAT
- a CDS encoding Imm41 family immunity protein, which produces MKENSDFLDFYRNITFSDNYDVNSFIGKWIDDAIWSDEEYIKLEKSLLTIQKAYPYPTDIPREIIISLYRIIELMMIPNWLDFDVEKSNLNDESDIFDRFERLKLVISYVLSGNDIQEIGFGYNP; this is translated from the coding sequence AAATATCACATTTTCTGATAACTATGATGTTAATTCATTTATTGGTAAATGGATTGATGATGCGATTTGGTCGGATGAAGAGTATATCAAATTAGAAAAATCGCTATTGACTATTCAAAAAGCATATCCCTATCCAACCGATATTCCAAGAGAAATTATCATATCACTTTATAGAATTATTGAGTTGATGATGATACCAAATTGGTTAGATTTTGATGTTGAAAAATCCAATCTGAATGATGAGAGTGATATCTTTGATAGATTTGAGAGATTAAAATTGGTCATTTCTTATGTTTTGTCTGGCAATGATATTCAAGAAATAGGATTTGGTTATAATCCATAA